The Chloroflexota bacterium genome segment CAGCCGCGCACGATGGCGTCGCTCATCTTGGCCACGCGGGCCATGGCCTTCACATCGTGGACGCGCACCATATCGGCGCCCTTGGCGATGGCGATGGCGATGGTGGCCGCCGTCCCTTCCAGGCGTTCGCCCACCGGGAGATCGAGGACGAGGCCGATGGTGGACTTGCGCGACGTGCCGATCAACAGGGGATGGCCCAGGCTCTTGAACTCATCCAGGCGGCGCAGCAGCTCCAGGTTTTGGGCGGGCGTCTTGCCGAAGCCGAAGCCGGGGTCCACGATGATGTGCTCGCCGGGGACGCCCGCCTGGTAGGCCAGCTCCAGGCTGCGGGCCAGGCTCTGGAGGACGTCCGGCACGAAGTCCTCGTAGTCGGTCCCGTGCTGGTTGTGCATCACCACCAGGATCGCGCCGCGCTTGGCGGCTACTTCGGCGATGCGCGCATCGTGGAGGAGGCCCCAGACATCGTTGATGATGGCGACGCCGTCCCGGATCGCCGCGGCGGCCACCTGGCTCTTGTAGGTGTCTATGCTCAAGGGGAGGGAGGTGGCCGAGGTGAGGGCCTTCACGACGGGCAGGATGCGCCCCATCTCCTCGTCGGCGCCGACGGGCTTGGCCCCGGGCCGGGTGGACTCGCCGCCGATGTCTATCACATCCGCGCCGTCGTTCTCGAAGGCCTTGGCCCTGGCGGCGGCGGCCTTCACATCGCTGGCCAGGCCGTCGCCGGAGAAGGAATCGGGCGTGACGTTCAGGATGCCCATGACGTAGGTGCGGCTTCCCCACGCGAAGGGGCGTCCGCGGATGACGGTGCGGGACTTTTCGGCGTGGGCCACGGCGCAGCTCCAGGGGAGGATTGTAGCACAGGGCGGCCCGCCTTCCCGGTTCAGCGTGCTACAATCGGTACGCGTTTGCCACCTTCACGCGACGAGGCGGACCCCAGGGATGGCTTCCAAAGTCCAGAGCCGCATCGAAGAGCTGCGCAGGCTCATCAACCACCACAACTATCGCTATCACGTCCTGGACGAGCCGGAGATCAGCGACGCCGAGTTCGACAGGCTGATGCGGGAGTTGAAGGAGCTGGAGGAGGCCAATCCCCAGCTCGTCACGCCCGATTCGCCGACCCAGCGCGTGGGCGCAGCGCCGGTGGAAGCCTTCGGCGCCGTCACGCACAGGATCCCCATGCTGAGCCTGGGGAACGTCTTTGACGCCGACGAGCTGAAGGCGTGGCGCGTCAGGGCGACGAAGCTCCTTGGCGGCGCGGCCTTCGAGATGGTCTGCGAGCTGAAGTTCGACGGCCTGGCGGTGGCGATGGTCTACGAGGACGGCCTGCTGAAGACGGGCGCGACGAGGGGCGACGGCCTGAAGGGCGAAGATATCACGCAGAACCTTCGCACCATCCGCAGCATCCCGCTCTCCGTGCCGAAGGCCAAGGCGCCCCAGCGCTTCGAGGTGCGCGGCGAGGTCTACATGACCAAGTCCGGCTTCGAGAAGATGAACCGGGAGCGCGCCAAGGCCGGGGGGCCGCTCTACGCCAACACGCGCAACTCCGCCGCCGGGAGCCTGCGGCAGCTGGACCCGCGCATCACGGCCTCGCGGCCCCTAGACGTCTTCATCTACGCCCTGGGCTGGGCCGAAGGCGGCGCGATGCCCGATAGCCACTGGAAGACGCTGGCAAAGTTCAAGGAGCTGGGCTTCCGCACCAGCGGCGATAGCCGCCTGTGCAAGCGGCTGGACGAGGTGCAGGAGTTCTACAACGAATGGTCCACCCGCCGCGAGAGGCTGGATTACGGGACGGACGGCGTGGTGGTGAAGGTGAACAGCCTGGACCTGCAGAAGCGCTTGGGCGATGTTGGCCGGGAGCCGCGCTGGGCCGTGGCCTACAAGTTCCCGGCTACCGAGGCGATCACCAAGCTGCTGGACATCGGCATCAACGTGGGGCGCACCGGGAGCCTGAACCCCTTCGCCATCCTGGAGCCGGTGGACATCGGCGGGGCGATGGTGAAGATGGCGACGCTCCACAACGAGGACGACATCGCCCGCAAGGGGCTGAAGATCGGCGACTGGGTAACGGTGGTGCGCGCCGGAGAGGTGATCCCTCACGTTGTGGGGCCGGTGGTGAGCAGGCGCACGGGCAAAGAGAGAGAGTTCCACATGCCGGAGCAGTGCCCCGTCTGCGGCGGCGCGGTGGAGCGCGACCCGGACGAGGCGATGCGCTACTGCATCAACGCCGAGTGCCCCGCCAAGTTCTACGAGCTGCTCAAGCACTTCTCCGGGCGCGGCATGATGGACATCGAAGGGCTGGGCGAATCCCTGGCCGATGCGCTCATCAAGTCGGGCCTGGTGAAGAGCCTGGCCGACCTCTACACGCTGACGGCCGACCAGGTGGCCGAACTGGAGCGCATGGGGCCGAAGAGCGCCCAGAACCTGATCGAGGGCATTCAGGTGAGCAAGGCGCGCTCCCTGGACCGGCTCATCTTCGCCCTGGGCATCCGGCACGTCGGCTCCGAGACGGCGAAGCTCCTGGCGGAGCGCTTCATGACGATTGGCGAGCTGGCGAGGGCGACGGTGGAGGAGATAGACGATGTGCCGGGCATCGGGCCGAAGATCGCGGAGAGCATCGCGCTGCATTTCAAGGAGCACAAGAACGTTGCGCTGATCGAGCGGCTAAAGCAGATGGGCGTGGACCCGCGCTACGAGCGCAAGGCGCTCGCCGGGCCGCAGACGCTGGCGGGCATGACGCTGGTGGTGACCGGCACGCTGGAGACGATGAGCCGGGAGCAGGCGGAGAGCGCCATCCGCGAGGCGGGCGGAACGGTGGGCAGCGGCATCAGCAAGAAGACGACGTACCTGGTGGTGGGCGCGGAGGCCGGCTCCAAGCTGCAGAAGGCGGAGAAGCTGGGCGTGAAGACGATAGACGAGCAGGCCTTCCTGAAACTCCTGGGGAGGAAGTAGCCGATGGCCTCGCAAGTCTGGCTCATCGTCGGCCTCGGCAACCCAGGGGCGAAGTACGCCAAGACGCGCCACAACGCCGGGTTCATGGCGGCCGAGGCCTGGGCGGCGCGGCACCGGATCGCCATCGAAAAGAAGAAGTCGGCCTATCTGTACGGGGAGGGGAAATTCGACCTAACCCCCAGCCCCTTCCCTCTCAGGGAAGGGGAGGTGCGCGTTATCGTGGCGAAGCCGCGCACCTATATGAACCTGAGCGGCGATGCGGTGGGCGAGCTGGCGCAGCGGCATCACATCGCCAAGGAGCGCCTCATCATCGTCTATGACGATCTGGACCTGCCCCTGGGGCGCATCCGTATCCGCGCCGCCGGGTCGGCGGGCGGACACAACGGGATGAAGTCCATCATCGAGCGGCTGGGGACGCAGGAGTTCGCGCGGATGCGCATCGGCGTCGGCAGGCCGGAGGCGGCGGGGAAAGAGGCGGTGGACTATGTGCTGGAGGGATTCACGAAGGCGGAGCAAGCGGCGCTGGATGCGACGATCGCCCGCGCCTGCGACGCCTTGGACGAGATCATCGCCAAGGGGATCGCCGGCGCGATGAACAAGTTCAACGGATAGCGGAAGGACTCATCCACAGATCGCCATAGAGACACACAGATCAGAAGGATCATCTACCGGATATACCGGGCGGTGAAGGGGCCGGAGATCAAGGCCTGACGGGTTGATACTCGCAGGGATCAGAGACGAAAGATAGTGAGTCCAAGGGACTTGTAAGGCAGTGAAGACGTGTTCGAGAGGCTGAAGGGCGCCGCGGCTCGAATCAAACGAGAGATCAACGTGCTCCGGCTCGTTGCGAAGCACCCAAAGACGCCGCGCCTCAGCAAAGTGCTGCTGGTGGTTGCGCTGGCCTATCTGCTCTCGCCGATTGACCTCGTGCCTGACTTCATCCCTGTCCTCGGCCAGTTCGACGACCTCATCGTGGTGCCTGGGCTGGTGCTGCTCGCGCTGAAGTTGGTTCCAAAGGCCGTTGTGGCTGAATGCAGGGAGAAGGCGAAAGCGCCGGGGGCGTAGGGAGCTAGGCCTTCACCAGACGCGCGCTGAGGATGCCCTTGATCTGCAGGATCTGCTTCAGCGCGGCATCGGGCATCGGCTCATCGAGGCCGATGGCCATCATGGCCTTGCCGCGGCGGTCCAGGCGGCCCACTTCCATGAAGCTGATGTTCACGTCCGACTTTCCGGCGATGGTGCCGATGGCGCCGATCATGCCCGGCTGGTCCTGGTTTTCGATGAAGAGCATGTAGCCGTTGCTGACGCGCACGTCCATGCGGTAATCGTTCACCTGGACGATGTGGGTGTGGCCGAAGGCGCTGGTGCCCGCGACGGTGGTGACGCCCTGGCTGGTGTGGAGCTCCACGGCCAGGAGGTTCCGGTAGGCGCCTGATTCGGCGCCCTTCTGCTCGCTCACCTTCATGCCGCGCTGCGCGATGATGTGGTTGACGTTGACGGCGTTGACTCGCTCTTCGCTGATGGGGGCCAGCAGGCCGCCGACGACGCCCGCCTTGATGAAGAGCGAATCGTGCTTGGCGATCTCGCCTTCGTAGCGGATGACGATGGCGTTGACTTGGCCCTGGGCGAGCTGGGTAGCGACGCGCCCCAGGAGCATGCCCACATCCACGAAGGGCGTGATGATGGCCAGGGCATCGGGGACGACCACTGGGGCGTTCACGGCGTATTTAGCGGGGCGGCCCTTGAAGACGTCCAGGAGCTGTTCGGCCAGCTCCACGGCCACCAGGGCCTGCGCCTCATTGGTGGATGCGCCAAGGTGGGGCGTGACGATGATCTTCTCGCTCTTGAAGAGGACGCTTTCCTTCGCCGGCTCTTCGCTGAAGACGTCCACCGCCGCGCCGGCGACGCGCCCGGCCTCGACGGCCTCATAGAGGGCCTGCTCGTCAATGACGCCGCCGCGCGCCGTGTTGAGGAAGCGCACCGTGGGCTTCACCTTCGCCAGCTCCTCTTTGCCGATGAGCCCCTTGGTGGCCGAGGTCATAGGAACGTGGACGGAGATGAAATCGGACTCCCGCAGGACGGTCTCCTTATCGGCCAGCTCGATGCCCATGCTCTTTGCGCGCTCCTCCGAGACGAAGGGGTCGTTGCCCAGGACACGCATATCGAAGGCGCGGGCGCGCTTGGCGACCTCGGTGCCGACCTTCCCCAGGCCGATGATGCCCAGGGTCTTGCCGCGCAGCTGGGTGCCGGTGAACTCTTTGCGGCCCCAATGGCCGCCCTTGAGCTTCTGGTGAGCCTGGGGAACGTGGCGCGCCATGGAGAGGAGGAGGGCCAGAGTGTGCTCCGCGGCGGCGATGATGTTGGCCGTGGGAGCGTTGATGACCAGGATGCCGTGGCGCGTGGCGGCGGGAACGTCTATGTTGTCTATGCCGACGCCCGCCCGGCCGACGACGGAGAGCTTTCTGCCTTTGCTGAGGATGGCTTCGGTGACCTGGG includes the following:
- a CDS encoding phosphoglycerate dehydrogenase; this translates as MRVLVADPIAEEGIRLLREAGHQVDVKTGQKPDALAAAIGDYDALVVRSETQVTEAILSKGRKLSVVGRAGVGIDNIDVPAATRHGILVINAPTANIIAAAEHTLALLLSMARHVPQAHQKLKGGHWGRKEFTGTQLRGKTLGIIGLGKVGTEVAKRARAFDMRVLGNDPFVSEERAKSMGIELADKETVLRESDFISVHVPMTSATKGLIGKEELAKVKPTVRFLNTARGGVIDEQALYEAVEAGRVAGAAVDVFSEEPAKESVLFKSEKIIVTPHLGASTNEAQALVAVELAEQLLDVFKGRPAKYAVNAPVVVPDALAIITPFVDVGMLLGRVATQLAQGQVNAIVIRYEGEIAKHDSLFIKAGVVGGLLAPISEERVNAVNVNHIIAQRGMKVSEQKGAESGAYRNLLAVELHTSQGVTTVAGTSAFGHTHIVQVNDYRMDVRVSNGYMLFIENQDQPGMIGAIGTIAGKSDVNISFMEVGRLDRRGKAMMAIGLDEPMPDAALKQILQIKGILSARLVKA
- the folP gene encoding dihydropteroate synthase encodes the protein MGILNVTPDSFSGDGLASDVKAAAARAKAFENDGADVIDIGGESTRPGAKPVGADEEMGRILPVVKALTSATSLPLSIDTYKSQVAAAAIRDGVAIINDVWGLLHDARIAEVAAKRGAILVVMHNQHGTDYEDFVPDVLQSLARSLELAYQAGVPGEHIIVDPGFGFGKTPAQNLELLRRLDEFKSLGHPLLIGTSRKSTIGLVLDLPVGERLEGTAATIAIAIAKGADMVRVHDVKAMARVAKMSDAIVRGWTAPE
- a CDS encoding aminoacyl-tRNA hydrolase translates to MASQVWLIVGLGNPGAKYAKTRHNAGFMAAEAWAARHRIAIEKKKSAYLYGEGKFDLTPSPFPLREGEVRVIVAKPRTYMNLSGDAVGELAQRHHIAKERLIIVYDDLDLPLGRIRIRAAGSAGGHNGMKSIIERLGTQEFARMRIGVGRPEAAGKEAVDYVLEGFTKAEQAALDATIARACDALDEIIAKGIAGAMNKFNG
- the ligA gene encoding NAD-dependent DNA ligase LigA codes for the protein MASKVQSRIEELRRLINHHNYRYHVLDEPEISDAEFDRLMRELKELEEANPQLVTPDSPTQRVGAAPVEAFGAVTHRIPMLSLGNVFDADELKAWRVRATKLLGGAAFEMVCELKFDGLAVAMVYEDGLLKTGATRGDGLKGEDITQNLRTIRSIPLSVPKAKAPQRFEVRGEVYMTKSGFEKMNRERAKAGGPLYANTRNSAAGSLRQLDPRITASRPLDVFIYALGWAEGGAMPDSHWKTLAKFKELGFRTSGDSRLCKRLDEVQEFYNEWSTRRERLDYGTDGVVVKVNSLDLQKRLGDVGREPRWAVAYKFPATEAITKLLDIGINVGRTGSLNPFAILEPVDIGGAMVKMATLHNEDDIARKGLKIGDWVTVVRAGEVIPHVVGPVVSRRTGKEREFHMPEQCPVCGGAVERDPDEAMRYCINAECPAKFYELLKHFSGRGMMDIEGLGESLADALIKSGLVKSLADLYTLTADQVAELERMGPKSAQNLIEGIQVSKARSLDRLIFALGIRHVGSETAKLLAERFMTIGELARATVEEIDDVPGIGPKIAESIALHFKEHKNVALIERLKQMGVDPRYERKALAGPQTLAGMTLVVTGTLETMSREQAESAIREAGGTVGSGISKKTTYLVVGAEAGSKLQKAEKLGVKTIDEQAFLKLLGRK
- a CDS encoding DUF1232 domain-containing protein, producing MFERLKGAAARIKREINVLRLVAKHPKTPRLSKVLLVVALAYLLSPIDLVPDFIPVLGQFDDLIVVPGLVLLALKLVPKAVVAECREKAKAPGA